In Pseudomonas sp. ADAK18, a single window of DNA contains:
- a CDS encoding bifunctional diguanylate cyclase/phosphodiesterase encodes MECAPPKPAVSCSVLLVVDDYPENLISMRALLQREDWQVITAASGLEALELLLEHDVDLVLLDVKMPGMDGFEVARLMRGSQRTHLTPIIFLSANAQSPAAVLEGYASGAIDYLFKPFDPHILKPKVQALLEHQRDRRALQRLSHDLESARAFNASVLDNAAEGILVVGEEGVISYANPAISRLLNAPVAELQGAPFLDFLQKPHVPGWSDSELYAGYRRGETWRLHDAILRTAPGQQVPVAMSCAPLPAEQKAMVVTVLDMSQVRHLHQQLEFQAVTDPLTGLLNRRGFYQAVENTLLRHERSDQSLVLLYLDLDGFKRVNDSLGHEAGDRVLRWVSEQLKACLRSYDILGRMGGDEFTTLLELEFPEQAAKIAEKLIERVSICQQIEGLDVMLGVSIGIATFPDCGANLDGLLRAADIAMYEAKRAGRQQYRYYDQEMNGRARSRLMLEDSVRAAIDNKDFILVYQPQVSLEDGHLRGVEALLRWQHPSVGDVSPALFLPLLEEARLISQLSNWIYQQVAAQRQAWTQLFSENLVLSVSLSSSQFNMPNLTTQLQQVLERHGLQGRQLEVEISEESLMHNVEESAKQLKLLRQVGVRIALDDFGSGRCSLAHLRDLEFDTLKLDPQLIARLPDSPREVAMARSIIELCRHFDLLVIAEGVETHEQYQWLKANGCQFIQGPLVAQPLMAEEVADWLQPFTLYAVP; translated from the coding sequence ATGGAATGCGCTCCACCTAAGCCCGCCGTCAGTTGTTCAGTTCTTTTGGTGGTCGATGATTACCCCGAAAACCTGATCAGCATGCGCGCGCTTTTGCAGCGTGAAGATTGGCAGGTGATCACTGCTGCATCCGGCCTGGAAGCGTTGGAGCTCTTGCTCGAACACGATGTGGATCTGGTCTTGCTGGATGTAAAAATGCCCGGCATGGATGGCTTTGAAGTCGCGCGTCTGATGCGCGGCAGCCAACGAACCCACCTGACACCGATCATTTTTCTCAGCGCCAATGCCCAATCACCGGCGGCGGTGCTGGAAGGCTATGCCAGCGGCGCGATTGACTACCTGTTCAAACCCTTCGATCCCCATATCCTCAAGCCCAAGGTGCAGGCGTTGCTGGAGCATCAGCGCGATCGTCGGGCTTTACAGCGCCTGAGCCATGATCTGGAGTCCGCCAGGGCCTTCAATGCCTCGGTGCTGGACAACGCCGCCGAAGGCATCTTGGTGGTAGGCGAAGAAGGCGTGATCAGCTACGCCAACCCGGCGATTTCACGGCTGCTCAATGCGCCGGTTGCCGAGTTGCAAGGTGCACCATTTCTCGATTTTTTGCAGAAGCCCCATGTGCCGGGGTGGTCCGATTCCGAGTTGTATGCCGGCTACCGCCGAGGTGAAACCTGGCGCCTGCATGATGCGATTTTGCGCACCGCTCCGGGCCAGCAAGTTCCGGTGGCCATGTCCTGCGCGCCGTTGCCCGCCGAGCAGAAGGCCATGGTGGTGACAGTGCTGGACATGTCCCAAGTGCGCCATTTGCACCAGCAGTTGGAGTTTCAGGCCGTCACCGATCCGTTGACCGGGCTGCTCAACCGGCGCGGGTTTTATCAGGCGGTGGAAAACACACTGCTACGCCACGAACGCAGTGATCAATCCCTGGTCTTGTTGTACCTGGACCTTGATGGTTTCAAGCGGGTCAACGATTCCCTGGGGCATGAGGCCGGTGACCGGGTGCTGCGTTGGGTCTCGGAGCAGTTGAAGGCCTGCTTGCGCTCTTACGATATTCTCGGGCGCATGGGCGGTGATGAGTTCACCACGTTGCTGGAATTGGAGTTCCCGGAGCAGGCGGCCAAGATTGCCGAGAAGTTGATCGAGCGGGTATCGATCTGCCAACAGATCGAAGGCCTGGATGTGATGCTCGGAGTCAGCATCGGTATTGCCACGTTCCCTGACTGCGGGGCCAACCTTGATGGTCTGTTGCGGGCGGCGGACATTGCGATGTACGAAGCCAAGCGTGCAGGGCGTCAACAATATCGCTATTACGACCAGGAAATGAACGGTCGCGCGCGCTCGCGGTTGATGCTCGAAGACAGCGTGCGCGCAGCCATCGACAACAAGGATTTCATTCTGGTGTACCAGCCTCAGGTGTCCCTGGAAGACGGCCACCTGCGGGGTGTCGAGGCCTTGTTGCGCTGGCAGCACCCCAGCGTCGGCGATGTGTCGCCCGCGCTGTTCCTCCCGTTGTTGGAAGAGGCGCGGCTGATCAGCCAACTGAGCAACTGGATCTACCAGCAGGTCGCCGCCCAACGTCAGGCGTGGACGCAGCTGTTCAGCGAAAACCTGGTGTTGAGCGTGAGCCTGAGCAGCAGTCAGTTCAATATGCCCAACCTGACCACACAACTGCAGCAGGTGTTGGAGCGTCACGGGCTGCAAGGTCGGCAGTTGGAAGTGGAGATCAGCGAAGAAAGCCTGATGCACAACGTCGAGGAATCGGCCAAGCAACTCAAGTTGTTACGCCAGGTCGGGGTACGTATCGCGCTGGATGATTTCGGCTCGGGCCGCTGCTCACTGGCCCATCTACGCGACCTGGAGTTCGATACCCTCAAGCTGGATCCGCAACTGATTGCCCGCTTGCCCGACTCACCACGGGAGGTGGCAATGGCTCGTAGCATTATCGAGCTGTGTCGGCACTTCGACCTGTTGGTGATCGCCGAGGGGGTCGAGACCCATGAACAATACCAGTGGCTCAAGGCCAATGGCTGCCAGTTCATTCAAGGGCCGTTGGTGGCTCAGCCCTTGATGGCCGAGGAGGTTGCCGACTGGTTGCAACCCTTTACCTTGTACGCGGTACCCTGA
- a CDS encoding polysaccharide lyase family 7 protein: MIDLSTWNLSIPVGSPPTTIDTPKLLSGFNGQYFQAEGSSIQFWSPVTGTRTENAIYPRSELRETYADGRLRNWTYPEADNFLRATLAVNQVPSSGKIVIGQIHAYDSQKPLVKVEYQYKEKNQTGNVVAKVRMRPDDGEGRVIIVAENVPLERNFTYVIHLNRAGLLSVEAANGQWNERIGAAWGKKPLYFKAGVYVQDNNGNSKEGGKVTFAKLDIDHQ, from the coding sequence ATGATTGATCTGTCCACCTGGAACCTGAGCATCCCCGTCGGCTCCCCGCCTACGACCATTGACACCCCGAAGCTGCTCAGCGGGTTCAACGGCCAGTACTTCCAGGCAGAAGGCAGCAGCATCCAGTTCTGGTCTCCCGTCACTGGTACCCGCACCGAAAACGCTATCTATCCACGCAGCGAACTGCGGGAAACCTACGCCGACGGTCGGCTGCGCAACTGGACCTACCCCGAGGCCGACAACTTTCTGCGTGCCACCCTGGCCGTCAACCAAGTGCCATCGTCCGGCAAGATCGTCATCGGTCAAATTCACGCTTATGACAGCCAGAAACCACTGGTCAAAGTCGAATACCAGTACAAGGAAAAAAACCAGACCGGTAACGTCGTCGCCAAGGTCCGCATGCGTCCGGACGATGGCGAAGGTCGGGTAATCATCGTCGCCGAAAACGTTCCACTGGAGCGCAACTTCACCTACGTCATCCACCTGAATCGCGCCGGCCTCCTGAGCGTTGAAGCGGCCAATGGCCAATGGAACGAGCGCATTGGCGCCGCCTGGGGGAAAAAGCCGTTGTACTTCAAGGCTGGCGTTTATGTGCAGGACAACAATGGCAACAGCAAGGAAGGCGGCAAGGTGACCTTTGCCAAGCTGGATATTGATCACCAGTAA
- the alr gene encoding alanine racemase: MPFPRTLLALSLGMVLLHNPTFAAPPLSMSDGVAQVNIQDSNAWVEINKVAFEHNIRTLQASLADKSKICAVLKADAYGHGIGLLMPSVIKLGVPCVGIASNEEARVVRESGFKGQLIRVRTAALSELEAALPYNVEELVGNLDFAVRASLIAENHGRPLVVHLGLNSSGMSRNGVEMTTAQGRRDAVAITKVPNLEVKAIMTHFAVEDAADVRTGLKAFNEQANWLINVAQLDRSKITLHAANSFATLEVPESRLDMVRPGGLLFGDTVPSFTEYQRVMQFKSHVASVNSYPKGNTVGYDRTYTLGRDSKLANITVGYSDGYRRAFTNKGIVLINGHRVPVVGKVSMNTLMVDVTDVPTVKSGDEVVLFGRQGNAQIAQAEVEDINGALLADLYTVWGNSNPKVLVDK, from the coding sequence ATGCCCTTTCCTCGTACCCTGCTCGCCCTCTCTTTGGGCATGGTTCTGCTGCACAACCCAACCTTCGCCGCCCCGCCACTGTCCATGAGCGACGGGGTGGCCCAGGTCAATATCCAGGACAGCAACGCCTGGGTCGAAATCAACAAAGTCGCCTTCGAACACAACATCCGCACTCTGCAAGCCAGCCTCGCTGACAAGTCGAAAATCTGCGCCGTACTCAAGGCCGATGCCTATGGTCACGGCATCGGTTTGCTGATGCCGTCGGTGATCAAGTTGGGCGTGCCCTGCGTCGGTATCGCCAGCAACGAAGAAGCCCGAGTGGTCCGCGAAAGTGGCTTCAAGGGCCAACTGATCCGCGTGCGCACTGCCGCTTTGAGCGAACTGGAAGCGGCGCTGCCGTACAACGTCGAAGAATTGGTGGGCAACCTGGATTTCGCCGTGCGAGCCAGCCTGATTGCCGAAAACCATGGTCGCCCACTGGTGGTCCACCTGGGCCTGAACTCCAGCGGCATGAGCCGCAACGGCGTGGAAATGACCACCGCCCAAGGCCGCCGTGATGCCGTCGCCATCACCAAAGTACCGAACCTCGAAGTGAAGGCAATCATGACCCACTTCGCTGTCGAAGACGCCGCCGATGTACGCACCGGCCTCAAGGCCTTCAACGAACAAGCCAACTGGCTGATCAACGTCGCCCAACTGGACCGCAGCAAAATCACCCTGCACGCCGCCAACTCCTTCGCCACCCTGGAAGTCCCCGAATCGCGCCTGGACATGGTTCGCCCCGGTGGCCTGCTGTTTGGCGACACTGTGCCCTCGTTTACCGAGTACCAGCGGGTGATGCAGTTCAAATCCCACGTGGCATCGGTTAATAGCTATCCGAAGGGCAATACCGTCGGTTACGACCGTACCTACACCCTGGGGCGTGATTCAAAGTTGGCGAACATCACCGTGGGTTATTCAGACGGCTATCGTCGGGCGTTTACCAACAAGGGCATCGTGCTGATCAATGGACATCGGGTGCCGGTGGTAGGCAAGGTGTCGATGAATACCTTGATGGTCGATGTCACAGACGTACCGACTGTGAAGAGCGGGGACGAAGTGGTGTTGTTTGGCCGCCAGGGCAATGCGCAGATTGCCCAGGCGGAAGTCGAGGATATCAACGGGGCGCTGTTGGCAGACCTGTATACGGTGTGGGGAAACTCAAATCCGAAAGTGCTGGTGGACAAATAG
- the fba gene encoding class II fructose-bisphosphate aldolase (catalyzes the reversible aldol condensation of dihydroxyacetonephosphate and glyceraldehyde 3-phosphate in the Calvin cycle, glycolysis, and/or gluconeogenesis) — MALISMRQMLDHAAEFGYGVPAFNVNNLEQMRAIMEAADKTDSPVIVQASAGARKYAGAPFLRHLILAAIEEFPHIPVCMHQDHGTSPDVCQRSIQLGFSSVMMDGSLGEDGKTPTDYDYNVRVTQQTVAMAHACGVSVEGELGCLGSLETGMAGEEDGIGAEGVLDHSQMLTDPEEAADFVKRTQVDALAIAIGTSHGAYKFTKPPTGDVLAIDRIKEIHKRIPNTHLVMHGSSSVPQEWLAIINQYGGDIKETYGVPVEEIVEGIKYGVRKVNIDTDLRLASTGAMRRLMATNPSEFDPRKFFGATVTAMRDVCIARYEAFGTAGNASKIKPISLEAMYQRYLKGELNAKVN, encoded by the coding sequence ATGGCACTTATCAGCATGCGTCAAATGCTGGACCACGCAGCCGAGTTCGGCTACGGCGTTCCAGCCTTTAACGTCAACAACCTTGAGCAGATGCGCGCCATCATGGAAGCCGCTGACAAGACTGACTCTCCAGTGATCGTCCAGGCTTCGGCCGGTGCCCGCAAATACGCCGGTGCCCCGTTCCTGCGCCACCTGATCCTTGCAGCAATCGAAGAATTTCCGCACATCCCGGTGTGCATGCACCAGGACCACGGCACCAGCCCTGACGTCTGCCAGCGCTCCATCCAATTGGGCTTCAGCTCGGTAATGATGGACGGTTCCCTGGGCGAAGACGGCAAGACCCCGACGGACTATGACTACAACGTGCGTGTTACCCAACAAACCGTGGCCATGGCTCACGCCTGCGGCGTATCGGTAGAGGGCGAGCTGGGCTGCCTGGGTTCCCTGGAAACCGGCATGGCCGGTGAAGAAGACGGTATCGGCGCTGAAGGCGTGCTGGATCACAGCCAGATGCTGACCGATCCGGAAGAAGCGGCTGACTTCGTCAAGCGCACTCAGGTGGATGCCCTGGCCATTGCCATCGGCACCAGCCACGGCGCCTACAAGTTCACCAAGCCACCTACCGGTGACGTGCTGGCCATCGACCGCATCAAGGAAATCCACAAACGCATCCCTAACACCCACTTGGTGATGCACGGTTCTTCCTCGGTCCCGCAAGAGTGGCTGGCGATCATCAACCAGTACGGCGGCGACATCAAAGAAACCTACGGTGTGCCGGTTGAAGAAATCGTCGAAGGCATCAAGTACGGCGTACGTAAGGTCAACATCGACACCGACCTGCGCCTGGCGTCCACCGGTGCGATGCGTCGCCTGATGGCCACCAACCCGAGCGAATTTGACCCACGTAAATTCTTCGGCGCTACCGTGACTGCCATGCGCGACGTGTGCATTGCGCGCTACGAAGCTTTCGGTACTGCGGGCAACGCTTCGAAGATCAAGCCGATCTCCCTGGAAGCGATGTACCAGCGTTATTTGAAAGGTGAGTTGAACGCCAAGGTTAACTAA
- a CDS encoding MliC family protein has protein sequence MKGVIALAALALLAGCSNLNMFDSKAEPQDKWTTWTCDSQAQVVWRFADTSRSQVDVRLGGSDQVYRLKQEPAASGVLYSNAQLAFHTKGEEGLIYWVATDDLIGRGCKAP, from the coding sequence ATGAAAGGCGTTATCGCCCTGGCAGCCCTGGCTCTACTGGCCGGTTGCAGCAACTTGAACATGTTCGACAGCAAGGCAGAACCACAGGACAAATGGACCACCTGGACCTGTGACAGCCAGGCTCAAGTGGTCTGGCGGTTTGCCGACACCAGCCGCAGCCAGGTGGATGTACGCCTTGGCGGCTCGGATCAGGTCTATCGCCTCAAGCAGGAGCCAGCGGCTTCGGGTGTGCTGTACAGCAATGCCCAGTTGGCGTTTCACACAAAGGGTGAGGAAGGCCTGATTTACTGGGTTGCCACCGATGATTTGATTGGCCGGGGCTGTAAAGCGCCTTAG
- a CDS encoding phosphoglycerate kinase, with the protein MTVLKMTDLDLQGKRVLIREDLNVPVKDGVVTSDARILASLPTIKLALEKGAAVMVCSHLGRPTEGEFSAENSLKPVADYLSKALGREVPLVADYLGGVDVKAGDIVLFENVRFNKGEKKNSDELAQQYAALCDVFVMDAFGTAHRAEGSTHGVAKFAKVAAAGPLLAAELDALGKALGAPAQPMAAIVAGSKVSTKLDVLNSLSQICNQLIVGGGIANTFLAAAGHPVGKSLYEPDLLDTARAIAAKVSVPLPVDVVVAKEFAESATATVKLIADVAADDMILDIGPQTAANFAELLKSSQTILWNGPVGVFEFDQFGNGTKVLAHAIAESSAFSIAGGGDTLAAIDKYGVADQISYISTGGGAFLEFVEGKVLPAVEVLESRAKG; encoded by the coding sequence ATGACCGTGTTGAAGATGACCGACCTCGATCTGCAAGGTAAGCGCGTACTGATCCGCGAAGACCTCAACGTCCCAGTCAAGGACGGTGTTGTCACCAGCGATGCGCGAATCCTGGCCTCGCTGCCGACCATCAAGCTGGCCCTGGAAAAAGGCGCGGCCGTGATGGTCTGCTCCCACCTGGGTCGTCCGACCGAAGGTGAGTTTTCGGCGGAAAACAGCCTCAAGCCTGTCGCCGATTACCTGAGCAAGGCCCTGGGCCGCGAAGTGCCGTTGGTAGCTGATTACCTGGGTGGCGTTGACGTGAAGGCTGGCGACATCGTGCTGTTCGAAAACGTGCGCTTCAACAAGGGCGAGAAAAAGAACAGCGACGAACTGGCCCAACAATACGCGGCCCTGTGCGACGTGTTTGTGATGGACGCCTTCGGTACTGCTCACCGCGCCGAGGGTTCGACCCATGGCGTGGCCAAGTTCGCCAAGGTTGCCGCAGCGGGCCCATTGCTGGCGGCTGAACTCGACGCACTGGGCAAGGCCCTGGGCGCTCCGGCCCAACCGATGGCAGCCATTGTTGCCGGCTCCAAGGTGTCGACCAAGCTGGATGTGCTCAACAGCCTGAGCCAGATCTGCAACCAGTTGATCGTCGGGGGCGGTATTGCCAACACCTTCCTGGCAGCTGCCGGCCACCCAGTGGGAAAATCCCTGTACGAACCAGACCTGCTCGATACCGCGCGCGCCATCGCCGCCAAAGTCAGCGTACCGCTGCCGGTGGACGTGGTCGTCGCCAAGGAATTCGCTGAAAGCGCCACCGCTACGGTCAAACTGATCGCTGACGTTGCTGCTGATGACATGATCCTGGATATCGGTCCACAAACCGCGGCTAACTTCGCTGAACTGTTGAAGTCGTCCCAGACCATCCTGTGGAACGGTCCAGTGGGCGTGTTCGAGTTCGATCAGTTCGGCAACGGCACCAAAGTGCTGGCGCATGCCATCGCTGAAAGCTCGGCATTCTCCATCGCTGGCGGCGGCGACACCCTGGCGGCCATCGATAAATATGGCGTGGCTGACCAGATCTCCTACATTTCTACCGGTGGTGGCGCGTTCCTCGAGTTCGTCGAGGGCAAAGTGCTGCCAGCGGTCGAAGTATTGGAAAGCCGGGCCAAAGGTTAA
- the epd gene encoding erythrose-4-phosphate dehydrogenase, which produces MPQPRPYKVALNGYGRIGRCVLRALFERGAAAGFEIVAINDLADMASIEYLTRFDSTHGRFPGEVRVEDDCLHINGDCVKVLRSATPEGIDWAALGVDLVLECSGAYHTRADGQRFLDAGAPRVLFSQPMASEADVDATIVYGVNQDCLTGAELLVSNASCTTNCGVPLLRLLDQAVGLEYVSITTIHSAMNDQPVIDAYHHEDLRRTRSAFQSVIPVSTGLARGIERLLPELAGRIQAKAVRVPTVNVSCLDITMQTVSDTDAGEVNRILRDAATSGPLKGLLAYTELPHASCDFNHDPHSAIVDASQTRVSGPRLVNILAWFDNEWGFANRMLDVAEHYLQTAYPLPKPAL; this is translated from the coding sequence ATGCCTCAACCGCGTCCCTACAAAGTTGCACTCAACGGCTACGGCCGGATTGGTCGTTGCGTCTTGCGTGCTCTGTTTGAGCGAGGGGCGGCTGCCGGGTTTGAAATTGTTGCGATCAACGATCTGGCTGACATGGCCAGCATCGAATACCTGACACGCTTTGACTCCACCCATGGCCGGTTTCCCGGCGAAGTGCGGGTCGAGGACGATTGTCTGCATATTAATGGCGACTGCGTGAAGGTCTTGCGCAGTGCCACCCCCGAGGGCATCGACTGGGCGGCGCTGGGCGTCGACCTGGTGTTGGAATGCTCCGGTGCTTATCACACTCGTGCCGACGGCCAGCGTTTCCTCGATGCCGGCGCACCGCGTGTACTGTTTTCCCAACCGATGGCCAGCGAGGCGGATGTCGACGCCACCATCGTCTACGGCGTCAATCAGGATTGCCTGACCGGCGCCGAGCTGCTGGTGTCCAACGCCTCTTGCACCACCAATTGCGGCGTGCCGTTGTTGCGCCTGCTGGACCAGGCCGTTGGTCTGGAATACGTGTCGATTACCACCATTCACTCGGCGATGAACGATCAGCCAGTGATTGACGCCTACCATCATGAAGACCTGCGCCGTACGCGCTCGGCGTTTCAGTCAGTGATTCCGGTGTCCACCGGACTGGCTCGGGGTATCGAACGATTGCTGCCGGAACTTGCCGGGCGAATCCAGGCCAAAGCCGTACGGGTGCCGACGGTGAACGTGTCCTGTCTGGATATCACCATGCAGACCGTCAGTGACACCGACGCCGGCGAGGTCAACCGGATTCTGCGCGACGCCGCCACCAGTGGCCCGCTCAAAGGTCTTTTGGCCTACACCGAGTTGCCCCACGCCAGTTGTGATTTCAACCATGACCCACATTCGGCCATCGTCGATGCCAGCCAAACCCGCGTTTCTGGCCCGAGGCTGGTGAACATCCTGGCCTGGTTCGACAACGAATGGGGTTTTGCCAACCGGATGCTGGACGTTGCGGAACACTATCTGCAAACCGCTTATCCACTACCAAAACCTGCTCTCTAA
- the tkt gene encoding transketolase codes for MPSRRERANAIRALSMDAVQKANSGHPGAPMGMADIAEVLWRDYLKHNPSNPSFADRDRFVLSNGHGSMLIYSLLHLTGYDLSIDDLKNFRQLHSRTPGHPEFGYTAGVETTTGPLGQGLANAVGFALAEKVLAAQFNRPGHNVVDHHTYVFLGDGCMMEGISHEVSSLAGTLGLGKLIAFYDDNGISIDGEVEGWFTDDTPKRFEAYNWQVIRNVDGHDPEEIKTAIDTARKSEQPTLICCKTTIGFGSPNKQGKEDCHGAPLGDAEIALTREALKWNHGPFEIPADIYAEWDAKEAGKAAEAEWDQRFAAYSAEFPELANELVRRLAGDLPADFAEKSSAYIAEVAAKGETIASRKASQNTLNAFGPLLPEFLGGSADLAGSNLTLWKGCKGVSAEDASGNYMYYGVREFGMSAIMNGVALHGGLVPYGATFLMFMEYARNAVRMASLMKKRVIFVYTHDSIGLGEDGPTHQPIEQLTSLRTTPNLDTWRPSDAVESAVAWKHAIERKDGPSALIFSRQNLQHQTRDAAQIQNISRGGYVLKDCIGEPELILISTGSEVGLAVQAYDKLTAQGRNVRVVSMPCTSIFEAQDADYKQAVLPLQVSARIAIEAAHADYWYKYVGLEGRVIGMTTYGESAPAPALFEEFGFTLENILGQAEELLED; via the coding sequence ATGCCCAGCCGTCGTGAGCGTGCCAACGCCATTCGTGCCCTCAGCATGGATGCCGTGCAAAAAGCCAACAGCGGCCATCCCGGTGCCCCGATGGGCATGGCGGATATCGCCGAGGTACTTTGGCGTGACTACCTGAAACACAACCCGAGCAACCCATCGTTCGCCGACCGTGACCGCTTCGTGCTGTCCAACGGCCACGGCTCGATGTTGATCTACTCGTTGCTGCACCTGACCGGCTACGACCTGTCGATCGACGACCTGAAGAATTTCCGCCAACTGCACAGCCGCACGCCGGGCCACCCGGAGTTCGGCTACACCGCTGGCGTCGAGACCACCACCGGTCCCCTGGGCCAAGGCCTGGCCAACGCCGTGGGCTTCGCCCTGGCTGAAAAAGTCCTGGCGGCGCAGTTCAACCGCCCTGGCCACAACGTTGTCGACCACCACACCTACGTGTTCCTGGGTGATGGCTGCATGATGGAAGGCATTTCCCACGAAGTCAGTTCCCTGGCCGGTACCTTGGGCCTGGGCAAGCTGATCGCCTTCTACGATGACAACGGCATCTCCATCGACGGCGAAGTCGAAGGCTGGTTCACCGACGATACGCCAAAGCGTTTCGAAGCCTACAACTGGCAGGTGATCCGCAACGTCGACGGCCACGATCCGGAAGAGATCAAGACCGCCATCGACACCGCTCGCAAGAGCGAGCAGCCGACCCTGATCTGCTGCAAGACCACCATCGGTTTCGGCTCGCCCAACAAGCAAGGCAAGGAAGATTGCCACGGCGCCCCACTGGGTGACGCGGAAATTGCCCTGACGCGCGAAGCGTTGAAGTGGAACCACGGCCCGTTCGAAATCCCGGCTGATATCTACGCCGAGTGGGACGCCAAGGAAGCCGGCAAGGCTGCCGAAGCCGAGTGGGACCAGCGTTTTGCTGCCTACTCCGCCGAGTTCCCTGAGTTGGCCAATGAGCTGGTACGTCGACTGGCCGGTGACCTGCCTGCCGACTTCGCCGAGAAGTCCTCGGCTTACATCGCCGAAGTGGCCGCCAAAGGCGAAACCATCGCCAGCCGTAAAGCCAGCCAGAACACCCTGAACGCTTTCGGCCCGTTGCTGCCTGAGTTCCTTGGCGGTTCGGCTGACCTGGCCGGTTCCAACCTGACCCTGTGGAAAGGTTGCAAAGGTGTCTCGGCTGAAGACGCCAGCGGCAACTACATGTACTACGGCGTTCGCGAATTCGGCATGAGCGCCATCATGAACGGCGTTGCCTTGCACGGCGGCTTGGTGCCTTACGGCGCGACTTTCCTGATGTTCATGGAATACGCCCGCAACGCAGTGCGCATGGCGTCGTTGATGAAGAAGCGTGTGATCTTCGTCTACACCCACGACTCCATCGGTCTGGGCGAAGACGGCCCGACTCACCAGCCAATCGAGCAACTGACCAGCCTGCGTACCACGCCGAACCTGGACACCTGGCGTCCCTCGGACGCGGTCGAATCGGCCGTGGCCTGGAAGCACGCCATCGAGCGTAAGGACGGTCCTTCGGCGCTGATCTTCTCTCGTCAGAACCTGCAGCATCAAACCCGCGACGCCGCTCAGATCCAAAACATCAGCCGCGGTGGCTACGTGCTCAAGGACTGCATCGGCGAGCCGGAGCTGATCCTGATCTCCACCGGTTCCGAAGTGGGCCTGGCGGTTCAGGCGTACGACAAGCTGACGGCGCAGGGTCGCAACGTGCGTGTGGTTTCCATGCCGTGCACCAGCATTTTCGAAGCCCAGGATGCCGACTACAAGCAAGCGGTTCTGCCGTTGCAGGTCAGCGCGCGTATCGCGATCGAAGCAGCTCACGCTGACTACTGGTACAAGTACGTGGGCCTGGAAGGCCGCGTGATTGGCATGACCACCTACGGTGAGTCGGCGCCGGCGCCAGCGTTGTTCGAAGAGTTCGGCTTCACCCTGGAAAACATCCTGGGTCAGGCTGAAGAGCTGCTGGAAGACTAA
- a CDS encoding metalloregulator ArsR/SmtB family transcription factor, translating to MNLRAPSLRPDDCDELAALCKAGGDPLRLNVLRALTNDSFGVLELAQIFAIGQSGMSHHLKVLAQADLVATRREGNAIFYRRALPHTEHLGGQLHAALLDEVDNLTLPVDVQSRISQVHGQRAAASQDFFSRVAEKFRAQQDLIAGLPQYRESVLALLDKLSFSDGATALEVGPGDGGFLPELARRFHQVTALDNSPAMLELARQVCEREALGNVSLQLADALNEASLRADCVVLNMVLHHFAAPADALKQMASLLQPGGSLLVTDLCSHNQSWAREACGDLWLGFEQDDLARWATAAGLVPGESLYVGLRNGFQIQVRHFQRPTGDTHHR from the coding sequence ATGAACTTACGCGCGCCTTCCCTTCGTCCTGACGACTGCGATGAGCTGGCAGCCTTATGCAAGGCTGGCGGCGATCCGTTACGGCTGAACGTCTTGCGTGCGCTGACCAATGACTCATTCGGCGTGCTGGAGCTGGCGCAGATCTTCGCCATCGGCCAGTCCGGCATGAGCCACCATCTGAAAGTGTTGGCCCAGGCCGACCTGGTAGCCACGCGCCGTGAAGGCAATGCAATTTTTTACCGTCGTGCCCTGCCCCACACCGAGCACTTGGGCGGCCAGTTGCACGCCGCCCTGCTTGATGAAGTAGACAACCTGACCCTGCCGGTCGACGTGCAGTCACGGATCAGTCAGGTCCACGGGCAGCGCGCAGCCGCCAGCCAGGACTTCTTCTCCCGGGTGGCGGAGAAGTTTCGCGCCCAGCAGGATTTGATCGCCGGATTGCCGCAATACCGCGAAAGCGTGCTGGCACTTTTGGACAAGCTGAGCTTCAGTGATGGGGCGACAGCACTGGAAGTTGGCCCTGGTGACGGTGGTTTCCTGCCGGAGCTGGCACGCCGCTTTCATCAGGTCACTGCGCTGGACAACAGCCCGGCGATGCTGGAGCTGGCGCGTCAGGTGTGCGAGCGCGAGGCGTTAGGCAATGTCAGCTTGCAACTGGCCGATGCCTTGAATGAGGCAAGCCTGCGGGCCGATTGCGTGGTGCTGAACATGGTTTTGCATCATTTCGCTGCACCGGCCGACGCCCTCAAGCAGATGGCCAGCTTGCTGCAACCAGGCGGAAGCCTGTTAGTCACAGATTTGTGTAGCCACAACCAGAGTTGGGCCAGGGAGGCCTGCGGTGATCTCTGGCTAGGTTTTGAACAGGACGATCTGGCCCGTTGGGCCACCGCTGCGGGACTCGTTCCCGGGGAAAGCCTCTATGTAGGTTTACGTAACGGTTTCCAGATTCAGGTCCGCCATTTTCAGCGACCGACTGGCGACACTCACCATCGGTAA